Below is a window of Herminiimonas arsenicoxydans DNA.
GGTAATGCCGTACCGCCTCTCTTGGCACGTCATATCGCCAAAATAGTTAAGACAGTTGTTGATAAAATTTAGTGATTATTCATGCCCCTAAAATAATCAAATATTGGCAACAAGATAGATTATTTCTGATCTCCCATAATTGATAACAGATTGCCGACTATGAAATTAGAAAGTGCCCCGGATCTCTTCCGCATCTCAAAAGGCGATCGGATCACGAAGCGAGATCTTTACGACCTTATCCAATTTTCCAAGGTCCGCTCGTCCTCATTCTGGGCGGGTGAAGAATTTTCAATTGGGAATACACCACAACAAGGAATTAATTGGGTCGGTAGCGTTCCACAAGTCAAAGCTGTAATAGTCAAAACTCGGAATGGTTCGTACGCAGATGATGGTTGGTCAGACACAAAAAAAACCGCATACCAATATTCGTTCAAAGCTAGCAAAGGAGTCATCTCTTACAAAGACAAGGCCAATGCGGTACTAATCAATCAACCTCAATATCTGTATCCAGTTTTTCTATTCACTGAATGCAAGGATGGCTGGGAATTCGAGGGGTCTTTTTCAGTATCAGAAATAGAGGAAAAATACTTGGTTTTAAAGCGAGGAGAGAATATTTCCAATGCTGTTGATTTCGATGAGTCCGAATATCAAGAAGGTGAACGAAAGTATGTAACGCACCTACTTGCGGAAAGAAGTAGGTCCGTTGTTTCCATGCTAAAAGAACTGAATGATTGGAAATGCGATGTTTGTCAGAAAAACTTTGAAAAAGAATACGGCGTTAAGTATATTGAAGCACATCACAAAATACCCATATCGTCCTTCTCTTCCAAGCATCCAGTGAAGTCTTCAGATTTCGCGCTCCTTTGTCCGAACTGCCACAAAGCCATCCACATTTACATGAAGAAGTTAGATACAGACTACGAACAAATAGCGACGATACTCAAGTCGCAATTAGCGCTTGAAGAATAAATTTTCATATATCAATTCTGCACGCCCTGTCTGACTTCCGGAATACCTTCAACAATATGAGAATACGTCGCTGAACGAACCGTAGCCCAGCATTCCGGTTTTTTAGCCCACTCAGAAATCATTCTTCCATTAGATGAACGTTGCAATACTTCATTTACCTCTACCGCCCAAATGCGAAGTTGCTCGCGAAGATTTAGCGAAATGTCTTGGCGTCCCCATATTTTTTCAAAATCAAACGACTTACCAAACCTCTCAGAAGCCACCGCAATCAGATAGATAGTGACGTTACCCTGAAATGCAGGGAACATAGGACGAACCAAGCTGGATACCTTTTTAAATAGAATAGCTTTTGCAACCATGGTTTTAAATGCCGCGACATCGGGCATCATCTGAGGCTCACCGTCTTTATCCTTCAGACCATCCATGAAATGTTCAAAATTCTTCTGAGAACCAAGGCTCACTAAATCAGGTTTGCCATCCCATGTATTCAAATATTTTGCCAAATCCGTCTTGCTAATTTTGCGGGATGAGGGAGTGACGTTCTCCTTCAAATGCTTAAGTCTTGCCGGCGTTGTACCCTCTCGACTCAGCATAGTGCTATAGCTTCCGGCTGCCCTTTCATAAAACCATCGCCCTACACCATCCGGGCAATACGTTGAAAGAGACAGTTTTTCCACCTCTACATGGAAAGGTTTATTCGCGGATAAATCAGATTGCTTTACGGAATTCTGACTATTTGCATACTTTGATATATCAGCGATAAGCGCTTCTTCCGCTGTCGAATCTGTTGATTTCAAAATAATGATTTTGGCCGGTACTCTTACGCGGCGCAGATCGATCTCTGGTGATTTCTTTTTGCTAAAGTAAACAGAAGCTGTGGTTTGTCCTCCGTTCACGATTTGCATACCTTTAAGCCAGAGCAAGCCGGGCCCTCCATCTTCGGTCTTGCCCATGTATGCTTCATCAGCGACAACGACAATACCGTTGTTATAAGCCATGAATCTCTCTGGGTCGTCCCGCAGAGTATCCCGAATACCCTTATTTACCTTACCGGTCGCACTTAGAAATGAACGAACGTTTGCTTCCAGTAATCGAGACCCATATTTCTCATAGATAAATCGCAGGGCTTCGCCAGGAATGACCGTTAGCGCATAATCGTAATCCGACATCTCGCCAGGGATATAGACACATGGAAGTGCGCCCCCCGAAACTTCTTCAAAA
It encodes the following:
- a CDS encoding Conserved hypothetical protein (Evidence 4 : Homologs of previously reported genes of unknown function) gives rise to the protein MELEDFLAQMQSEVQAEIEERLRNGGSDYPYPETVFSEIVMQHMADNGMTFEPQVCHYSAKVSGANLRLSGVALSEEADQLDLFVSLYQGATELTSIPTEDVKAAAEQCLRFLAKCAEGKLASSMDEANDAFLLATMIHGAYSNLDQIRIYVLTDRQVALKSKRLKDREIGGKTIKLEVMDIERLHRHLSEGKPRDELVVNFEEVSGGALPCVYIPGEMSDYDYALTVIPGEALRFIYEKYGSRLLEANVRSFLSATGKVNKGIRDTLRDDPERFMAYNNGIVVVADEAYMGKTEDGGPGLLWLKGMQIVNGGQTTASVYFSKKKSPEIDLRRVRVPAKIIILKSTDSTAEEALIADISKYANSQNSVKQSDLSANKPFHVEVEKLSLSTYCPDGVGRWFYERAAGSYSTMLSREGTTPARLKHLKENVTPSSRKISKTDLAKYLNTWDGKPDLVSLGSQKNFEHFMDGLKDKDGEPQMMPDVAAFKTMVAKAILFKKVSSLVRPMFPAFQGNVTIYLIAVASERFGKSFDFEKIWGRQDISLNLREQLRIWAVEVNEVLQRSSNGRMISEWAKKPECWATVRSATYSHIVEGIPEVRQGVQN
- a CDS encoding Putative restriction endonuclease (Evidence 3 : Function proposed based on presence of conserved amino acid motif, structural feature or limited homology; Product type pe : putative enzyme), which produces MKLESAPDLFRISKGDRITKRDLYDLIQFSKVRSSSFWAGEEFSIGNTPQQGINWVGSVPQVKAVIVKTRNGSYADDGWSDTKKTAYQYSFKASKGVISYKDKANAVLINQPQYLYPVFLFTECKDGWEFEGSFSVSEIEEKYLVLKRGENISNAVDFDESEYQEGERKYVTHLLAERSRSVVSMLKELNDWKCDVCQKNFEKEYGVKYIEAHHKIPISSFSSKHPVKSSDFALLCPNCHKAIHIYMKKLDTDYEQIATILKSQLALEE